From the Equus przewalskii isolate Varuska chromosome 19, EquPr2, whole genome shotgun sequence genome, one window contains:
- the LOC103565201 gene encoding histone H1.3 has translation MSETAPVAPTAPAPAEKTPVKKKAKKTGAAAGKRKASGPPVSELITKAVAASKERSGVSLAALKKALAAVGYDVEKNNSRIKLGLKSLVSKGTLVQTKGTGASGSFKLNKKAAAGEAKPKAKKVGAAKPKKAAGAPKKSKKATGAATPKKSVKKTPKKAKKPAAAAGAKKVGKSPKKVKAAKPKKAAKSPAKAKAPKPKAAKPKSGKPKVTKAKKAAPKKK, from the coding sequence ATGTCGGAGACTGCTCCAGTGGCTCCCACTGCTCCCGCACCTGCAGAGAAAACACCTGTTAAGAAGAAGGCGAAGAAAACGGGCGCAGCTGCTGGAAAACGCAAAGCGTCCGGGCCCCCGGTGTCCGAGCTCATCACCAAGGCTGTGGCCGCTTCTAAGGAACGCAGCGGTGTGTCCCTGGCCGCACTCAAGAAGGCGCTGGCGGCAGTTGGCTACGATGTAGAGAAAAACAACAGCCGTATCAAGTTGGGTCTCAAGAGCTTGGTGAGCAAGGGCACCCTGGTGCAGACCAAGGGCACCGGCGCTTCGGGTTCCTTTAAACTCAACAAAAAGGCTGCCGCCGGGGAAGCTAAGCCCAAGGCCAAGAAGGTGGGCGCGGCCAAGCCCAAGAAGGCTGCTGGGGCGCCCAAGAAGTCCAAGAAGGCCACAGGCGCGGCCACCCCGAAGAAGAGCGTCAAGAAGACCCCTAAGAAAGCGAAGAAGCCGGCAGCGGCCGCTGGGGccaaaaaagtgggcaaaagccCGAAAAAGGTGAAGGCAGCCAAGCCCAAGAAGGCGGCTAAGAGTCCAGCAAAGGCCAAAGCTCCTAAGCCCAAGGCAGCCAAGCCGAAATCTGGCAAGCCGAAGGTTACGAAGGCGAAGAAGGCGGcgccaaagaaaaaataa
- the LOC103565202 gene encoding histone H2A type 1-E-like — protein sequence MSGRGKQGGKARAKAKTRSSRAGLQFPVGRVHRLLRKGNYAERVGAGAPVYLAAVLEYLTAEILELAGNAARDNKKTRIIPRHLQLAIRNNEELNKLLGRVAIAQGGVLPNIQAVLLPKKAESHHKAKSK from the coding sequence ATGTCTGGGCGCGGGAAACAGGGTGGTAAAGCTCGTGCTAAGGCCAAGACCCGCTCTTCTCGAGCTGGTCTGCAGTTCCCTGTGGGCCGAGTGCACCGCCTGCTCCGCAAGGGCAACTACGCCGAGCGGGTCGGGGCCGGCGCGCCGGTGTACCTGGCGGCGGTGCTGGAGTACCTGACGGCCGAGATCCTGGAGCTGGCGGGCAACGCGGCCCGCGACAACAAGAAGACGCGCATCATCCCGCGCCACCTGCAGCTGGCCATCCGCAACAACGAGGAGCTCAACAAGCTCTTGGGGCGCGTGGCCATCGCGCAGGGCGGAGTCTTGCCCAATATCCAGGCCGTGCTGCTGCCCAAGAAGGCCGAGAGTCACCACAAGGCTAAGAGCAAGTGA